From candidate division KSB1 bacterium, the proteins below share one genomic window:
- a CDS encoding family 43 glycosylhydrolase has product MKRILFAFALWLSLGFNKNAQSPLVMTYMNPVIPGDHPDCTLTRVGSHFYTTGSSFNPTPVIYHSTDLVHWEAIAQPVNASWTGYGDAPGGGCWGGHMVYYNGEYWHFFSRANSMYFVKAPDPKGPWSMPVKIKDPPNLPYTLGYDNSIFIDDDNKWYLVVKNGKPNNGIVELGPDGQPTGVVYDLKWLNPDPSYPYSWAEGPVMWKYGGYYYYSFARDLGGGQKVMRSRVLTAEQSAWEMLGDFFNENDPQKGSSLFTSPNHASPVIMLDDSTCWVLHPLYAKGEWKGQGRQGLLNQVHYDAYGKPVADYPINQPFTAPKLPSSGIPWMVPKSDYFNSSKLHPEWSFLGYTAIDRYSLTERPGWLRLSPKSRSKANTVIKNDGEHNYSLITRLDFQPKATSDEAGLWIMRGDEQMFVKLVSTLSSDQKRSISFSFENNKYELENPVGDTLWFKMVRVNHKISGYFSDNGTNWTAVGQEVDISVIDAYSDFTTFAGTRQGLYVKGSSDAWFDLYIYRDAYTPILAECPANQYGTSRSYNPQAGYILDNIHANDWAMYAGVEFGNHGDYRRTPDSMKVIACCGSGGGSIEVWLDSLDSGEKIAECPIRNTGGWRTFQTFASAVTPISGRHDVYLKFIGSESGKLFQLHWFYFTAKSDTSTDIPQDDDSLKPKKFGLEQNFPNPFNLSTQFRYSVPNSDYISIKMYNLLGEEVAILFEGYQQPGAHLAQWEASDAASGVYLCQLKGSHFNFIKKALLIK; this is encoded by the coding sequence GTGAAAAGAATTCTTTTTGCGTTTGCGCTCTGGTTATCTTTGGGGTTCAATAAAAATGCCCAATCCCCTTTGGTCATGACCTACATGAATCCTGTCATCCCTGGCGATCATCCCGATTGTACGCTGACCAGAGTAGGGAGTCATTTTTATACGACCGGGTCCTCGTTCAACCCAACGCCAGTCATCTATCACTCAACCGATCTGGTTCATTGGGAAGCCATTGCCCAACCAGTGAATGCTTCATGGACTGGGTATGGCGATGCGCCCGGCGGAGGCTGCTGGGGAGGTCACATGGTTTATTATAATGGGGAATATTGGCATTTCTTCTCTCGCGCCAATTCGATGTATTTTGTCAAAGCACCCGACCCAAAAGGTCCTTGGAGCATGCCAGTAAAAATAAAAGATCCTCCAAACCTTCCCTACACTTTGGGATATGATAATTCGATCTTCATCGATGATGATAACAAATGGTATCTGGTTGTTAAAAATGGCAAGCCCAATAACGGCATTGTGGAATTAGGCCCGGATGGGCAACCGACCGGTGTCGTATATGATCTAAAATGGTTGAATCCCGATCCATCGTATCCGTACAGTTGGGCCGAAGGGCCAGTGATGTGGAAATATGGTGGCTACTATTACTATTCGTTTGCCCGGGATCTGGGTGGCGGCCAAAAGGTCATGAGAAGCCGGGTGTTGACCGCCGAACAATCCGCATGGGAAATGTTGGGTGATTTTTTCAATGAAAATGATCCTCAAAAAGGTTCTTCATTGTTCACCAGCCCCAATCATGCCTCGCCGGTGATCATGCTGGACGATAGCACGTGCTGGGTGTTGCATCCGCTCTACGCCAAAGGCGAGTGGAAGGGCCAGGGAAGGCAGGGGCTGCTCAACCAGGTCCATTACGATGCCTATGGTAAACCTGTGGCAGATTATCCGATCAACCAGCCGTTTACAGCTCCTAAATTGCCGAGCAGCGGTATCCCCTGGATGGTGCCAAAATCAGATTATTTTAATTCAAGTAAATTGCACCCGGAATGGTCATTTCTCGGATATACTGCTATCGATCGCTATTCGCTAACTGAGCGTCCCGGTTGGTTACGATTATCGCCCAAAAGCAGATCGAAAGCCAACACTGTGATCAAAAATGATGGGGAACATAACTATTCGCTCATCACCCGTCTTGATTTCCAGCCGAAAGCAACTTCCGATGAGGCAGGACTTTGGATCATGCGAGGCGATGAACAAATGTTCGTCAAATTGGTCAGCACCTTATCGTCTGATCAGAAAAGGTCAATATCGTTCAGCTTTGAAAATAATAAGTACGAGCTGGAAAATCCAGTGGGAGATACGCTGTGGTTTAAAATGGTGCGGGTCAATCACAAAATCAGCGGCTACTTTAGCGATAATGGGACTAATTGGACTGCAGTAGGGCAGGAGGTAGATATATCGGTAATTGATGCTTATTCTGATTTCACTACGTTTGCAGGTACGCGACAGGGATTATATGTGAAAGGATCCAGTGATGCCTGGTTTGATCTTTATATATATCGAGATGCCTATACACCTATTTTGGCGGAGTGCCCAGCCAACCAATATGGTACTTCCCGATCATACAATCCTCAGGCTGGTTATATTCTCGACAATATCCATGCGAATGATTGGGCGATGTATGCTGGTGTTGAATTTGGTAATCATGGAGATTATCGTCGCACACCAGACTCAATGAAAGTCATTGCCTGCTGCGGTTCGGGTGGTGGCTCCATCGAGGTGTGGCTCGATTCGCTGGATAGTGGGGAGAAAATTGCTGAATGTCCGATTCGCAATACGGGTGGCTGGAGGACATTTCAAACATTCGCTTCAGCCGTAACTCCCATATCGGGTCGTCATGATGTCTATTTGAAATTTATTGGTTCTGAGTCTGGCAAATTGTTCCAGCTTCACTGGTTCTATTTCACTGCAAAAAGCGACACCAGCACTGATATTCCCCAAGATGACGATTCATTAAAGCCTAAAAAATTTGGCCTGGAACAAAATTTTCCCAATCCGTTCAATCTATCGACTCAATTTCGATATTCGGTTCCCAATAGCGATTATATAAGCATCAAGATGTATAATTTATTAGGAGAAGAAGTAGCGATATTGTTTGAAGGATATCAGCAGCCGGGTGCTCATCTCGCACAATGGGAGGCTTCGGATGCAGCCAGCGGCGTTTATTTGTGTCAACTAAAAGGATCTCATTTTAATTTCATAAAAAAGGCTTTATTGATCAAATAA
- a CDS encoding right-handed parallel beta-helix repeat-containing protein — protein sequence MRQNYPLPKISGQIYFVSPDGLADASGTSPEQPTTLEAAIERVKSGDAIILRGGIYRTGNLIFNQRIIMQPYRDEQPILKGTYVATDWQNLGNGLWKTSWPHLFPARPADWWRRDREGKQTPLHRFNNDMVFVDGKFLQSASWEGEVDENSFYIDYDTKSVYIAVDPTNRLVEITAFDVALLRTTQEVHGKKSDRRGPIIRGITFTQYAYRAIEVEGKFPEGLSPESNHGKDVVGTVLENCTISFCSRVAAYLRGDSLVIRHCRVSDTSTEGIYIMSSNDVLLEKNVFTRNNIERITGYYPAAVKIFNQCYRATCRDNLVIDLPYSNGIWYDVGNVDGRFLNNWVEGVGNYKSPFAIEQPWPSNNGFFFEISKGAICAGNVFINCDHGLWVLNSSDVQIYNNTFVNSTACISRNARSAAGDHFGWHPSTGPDVHERDGHVFINNLLVGDDDFDRLLFYVWQPASLCDRVSNSQLDQFDSNVFVAGAKLLDRPIILWSPEKNKNCRQQFHSIGEFRKHHPEFLTNSQYFPDYHGPLFKSLELRNLELLRDSPILKFGHSLPLEIRKLIGISSGKSKYVGAYPTNQKNF from the coding sequence ATGCGCCAAAACTATCCACTGCCAAAAATATCGGGTCAAATCTATTTCGTCTCTCCTGATGGCCTGGCTGACGCCTCTGGCACATCCCCAGAACAACCCACAACGCTAGAGGCAGCAATTGAACGGGTAAAAAGCGGCGATGCCATCATCTTGCGAGGAGGAATTTATCGCACTGGGAATCTGATCTTCAACCAGCGAATTATCATGCAGCCGTACCGGGATGAACAGCCGATATTGAAAGGGACGTATGTTGCTACTGATTGGCAAAATCTGGGCAATGGCTTATGGAAGACCTCATGGCCTCATCTGTTCCCGGCCAGGCCAGCGGATTGGTGGCGCCGCGATCGTGAGGGCAAGCAGACGCCATTACATCGCTTCAATAACGATATGGTCTTTGTGGATGGAAAATTCTTGCAAAGCGCCAGTTGGGAGGGCGAGGTCGATGAAAATTCGTTTTATATTGATTACGACACCAAATCAGTTTATATTGCGGTCGATCCAACCAATCGCCTGGTAGAAATCACAGCTTTCGATGTTGCTTTGCTCAGAACGACTCAGGAGGTTCATGGTAAAAAATCTGACCGGCGAGGCCCGATCATTCGGGGCATAACGTTCACCCAATATGCCTACCGTGCCATCGAAGTGGAGGGCAAATTTCCAGAGGGCCTATCCCCGGAATCGAATCATGGCAAGGATGTGGTTGGCACGGTGCTGGAAAATTGTACGATCTCGTTCTGTTCTCGAGTGGCCGCCTACCTTCGAGGTGATTCATTGGTGATTCGCCACTGCCGGGTGAGCGATACCAGCACCGAAGGAATTTACATCATGAGCTCGAATGATGTTCTGTTGGAAAAAAACGTTTTCACCCGCAATAATATCGAGCGTATTACTGGCTATTATCCAGCAGCGGTGAAAATTTTCAACCAGTGCTATCGTGCCACCTGTCGGGATAATCTGGTGATTGATCTGCCTTATTCCAATGGTATCTGGTACGATGTCGGCAATGTGGATGGCCGTTTTTTAAACAATTGGGTCGAAGGGGTAGGCAATTACAAAAGCCCATTCGCCATCGAACAGCCCTGGCCCAGCAATAACGGATTTTTCTTTGAAATATCAAAAGGAGCGATTTGTGCTGGCAATGTGTTCATCAATTGTGATCATGGCCTCTGGGTGCTCAATAGCTCCGATGTTCAAATTTACAATAATACCTTTGTGAACAGCACAGCGTGCATCTCGCGGAATGCCCGAAGCGCGGCTGGAGATCATTTCGGCTGGCATCCTAGTACTGGCCCTGATGTTCACGAACGGGATGGCCATGTGTTTATCAATAATTTGCTGGTGGGGGACGATGATTTCGATCGATTGTTGTTTTATGTTTGGCAGCCAGCATCCTTGTGTGATCGGGTTAGCAATTCTCAATTGGATCAATTCGATTCCAACGTATTTGTGGCCGGAGCGAAATTGTTGGATCGGCCCATCATTTTATGGAGCCCAGAGAAGAACAAAAATTGCCGGCAGCAGTTTCATTCGATAGGTGAATTTCGGAAGCATCATCCCGAATTCTTGACCAATAGCCAGTATTTTCCCGATTACCATGGACCGTTGTTTAAAAGTCTTGAACTAAGAAATTTGGAATTGTTACGCGATTCTCCAATATTGAAATTCGGCCATTCTCTGCCATTGGAGATCCGTAAACTAATTGGTATCTCATCGGGCAAATCCAAATATGTTGGCGCTTATCCAACAAACCAGAAGAATTTTTAA
- a CDS encoding endo-1,4-beta-xylanase: MRSIYAAIHCYFAYRNSHQLHRWFVAIFSLLGFSSGLFTPINSMGQPLAAGKDKFLGCATSANIYRYLDRYWNQVTPGNEGKWGSVEVVQGQYNWAPLDKIYTFAANHKMPFKYHTLIWGQQQPGWINSLDSTAQRAKIEEWIRRVGERYPKMAMVDVVNEPFHAPPAYKNALGGDGITGWDWVITAFQLARKYCPDTTKLLINEYNILHSNSQTINYINLINLLKDRNLIDGIGIQGHYFEFRSDLRATSNIYIYDINTIKANLDKLATLGLPIYISEFDIDEPVDLDQLAQYKIYFPIFWSHSAVKGITLWGYIQGDTWAAHPYTYLLLADGTERPALQWLRTYIASPLPPTIISPNATGGVSLRPLLIWHASKTATSYHVQLATLSTFVPSSIVLDTTITDTLIQVGPLDPNRRYFWRVEAWNEHGSSGYSMMAIFMTGDQTATGTEMMLPNKFELFQNHPNPFNTATIIEFELPRDCWVHLKVYDVLGNEIATLIDQKMKVGRHSVAFQAENLKSGIYFYQIRAGEFTATKRMVIVK; this comes from the coding sequence ATGAGATCAATATATGCTGCTATCCATTGCTATTTTGCATATCGGAATTCCCATCAATTACATCGCTGGTTTGTTGCAATTTTCAGTTTGCTCGGTTTCAGTAGCGGATTATTCACTCCGATAAATTCTATGGGACAGCCCTTAGCAGCAGGCAAGGATAAGTTTTTGGGCTGTGCTACCAGCGCAAATATCTATCGCTATCTCGATCGCTATTGGAACCAAGTAACGCCTGGAAATGAAGGGAAATGGGGATCGGTTGAGGTAGTTCAGGGACAATACAATTGGGCACCGCTGGATAAAATCTATACCTTTGCTGCAAATCACAAAATGCCTTTCAAATATCATACGTTGATCTGGGGTCAACAGCAGCCAGGCTGGATTAATTCTTTGGATTCCACAGCACAGCGCGCGAAAATAGAAGAGTGGATTCGGCGCGTGGGCGAACGCTATCCCAAAATGGCAATGGTGGATGTCGTCAATGAACCTTTTCACGCGCCCCCTGCTTACAAGAACGCTTTAGGCGGCGATGGAATAACCGGCTGGGATTGGGTCATTACGGCTTTTCAACTCGCCAGAAAATACTGTCCTGATACAACCAAACTTCTGATCAACGAATATAATATTTTGCATAGCAACAGCCAGACCATTAATTATATCAACCTGATCAATCTGTTGAAGGACCGCAATCTGATTGATGGGATTGGTATCCAAGGTCACTATTTTGAATTCCGGAGCGATCTGCGGGCCACCAGCAACATTTACATCTATGACATCAATACGATCAAAGCCAATCTCGATAAACTTGCAACGCTCGGATTGCCGATTTATATATCGGAATTTGATATCGATGAACCCGTCGACTTGGATCAGCTTGCCCAGTATAAAATCTATTTTCCGATATTTTGGAGTCACTCGGCAGTGAAAGGGATCACTTTATGGGGCTATATCCAAGGGGATACTTGGGCTGCGCATCCTTACACGTATCTGTTATTGGCCGATGGGACCGAGCGGCCTGCCTTACAGTGGTTGCGGACGTATATTGCCAGTCCACTGCCACCAACGATCATTTCGCCCAACGCAACAGGTGGCGTTTCGCTCCGCCCCTTGCTGATTTGGCATGCCTCCAAAACAGCAACTTCGTACCACGTTCAATTAGCCACGTTGAGCACATTTGTGCCTTCATCAATCGTGCTTGACACCACAATTACCGATACACTTATTCAAGTGGGGCCACTGGATCCGAATCGGAGATATTTCTGGCGCGTGGAAGCATGGAACGAGCATGGATCGAGTGGCTATTCAATGATGGCAATTTTCATGACCGGGGACCAAACAGCAACGGGAACAGAAATGATGCTACCAAATAAATTTGAGTTGTTTCAAAATCATCCAAATCCTTTCAATACGGCAACGATCATTGAGTTTGAACTCCCCCGCGATTGTTGGGTTCATCTGAAAGTTTATGATGTATTAGGCAATGAGATCGCTACCCTTATCGATCAAAAGATGAAGGTAGGGAGACATTCAGTAGCTTTTCAAGCGGAAAATTTAAAGTCTGGAATCTATTTTTATCAAATTAGGGCTGGAGAGTTCACTGCTACCAAGCGCATGGTGATTGTCAAATAA
- a CDS encoding MFS transporter, with protein MLINSDKLSIKEKIGYSLGDTASNLFFQTFILFLTYFYTDVFGISASAVATIFLVGRIWDAVNDPMMGMIADRTDTRMGKFRPYLLWFAVPFGVLGALMFVTPHFSATGKVIYAFVTYNLMMMIYTVINVPYSALMGVITPNSQERTVVSSFRFVAAFVGQFIVQFSILRLVKFFGGPNEALGWQWAMAVLSGLAVILFLTTFATTKERVKPLQQKKNPLKQDLVDLFHNVPWLLIGGATIFQLIYIVIRNGSIMYYFKYFVQDQQLTLFGTTYNFSFGSLASTFMLFGTIVTIIGAILANWLSKNVGKSRCYYGCLTLAGITTALFYALKPHDLIPMFILQLFTSFAMGPVSVLQWAMYTDTADYSEWRTGRRATGLVMSASLFALKLGIALGGALLAWILAAYGFQANVAQSATSLLGIRLVMSIYPAIAAFIGAALMIFYPLSNKMMMKIEQDLKARRQ; from the coding sequence GTGCTAATCAATTCAGACAAGCTTTCGATCAAAGAGAAAATCGGTTATAGTCTGGGCGATACTGCTTCTAATCTTTTTTTCCAGACATTCATTTTATTCTTGACTTATTTTTATACAGATGTATTCGGGATCTCTGCGAGCGCAGTTGCAACAATATTTCTGGTTGGCCGCATTTGGGACGCGGTGAACGATCCGATGATGGGCATGATCGCAGATCGAACCGACACGCGGATGGGAAAATTTCGGCCCTATTTATTGTGGTTCGCTGTGCCCTTTGGTGTTTTAGGAGCACTAATGTTTGTTACCCCCCATTTCAGTGCCACAGGCAAGGTGATTTACGCATTTGTCACCTACAATTTAATGATGATGATCTATACTGTGATCAACGTTCCATATTCCGCCCTGATGGGCGTCATCACGCCCAATTCTCAAGAACGCACGGTCGTTTCTTCGTTCCGTTTCGTCGCGGCTTTCGTGGGACAGTTTATCGTTCAATTTTCGATTCTCAGGTTGGTAAAATTTTTCGGTGGGCCAAACGAAGCACTGGGCTGGCAATGGGCTATGGCTGTCCTATCTGGTTTGGCCGTAATCTTGTTCCTCACCACGTTCGCAACGACCAAGGAGCGGGTCAAGCCGCTCCAACAAAAGAAGAACCCGCTGAAACAGGACTTGGTCGATCTTTTTCATAACGTCCCCTGGCTACTCATCGGCGGTGCCACCATTTTTCAGTTGATCTACATCGTCATTCGCAATGGCAGCATCATGTATTATTTCAAATATTTTGTTCAAGATCAGCAATTGACCTTGTTTGGAACAACATATAATTTTTCCTTTGGATCGCTGGCCTCGACCTTTATGCTCTTCGGTACAATTGTCACCATCATCGGTGCGATTTTAGCGAACTGGTTGAGCAAAAACGTTGGGAAGTCGCGCTGCTATTATGGTTGTCTGACGCTCGCAGGAATCACCACCGCCTTATTTTATGCGCTAAAACCACATGATCTCATTCCAATGTTTATCCTTCAGCTCTTCACATCGTTCGCCATGGGACCGGTCTCTGTATTGCAATGGGCGATGTACACGGATACTGCTGATTATTCCGAATGGAGGACGGGACGGAGGGCGACAGGACTGGTGATGTCCGCCTCACTTTTCGCATTGAAATTGGGGATTGCTCTCGGTGGAGCACTATTGGCCTGGATCCTTGCGGCTTATGGATTTCAAGCCAATGTAGCGCAATCAGCGACCAGTTTGCTGGGCATTCGCTTAGTGATGAGCATCTATCCAGCGATCGCAGCTTTCATCGGTGCCGCGCTCATGATTTTCTATCCATTAAGCAATAAGATGATGATGAAGATCGAGCAGGATTTAAAGGCGCGGCGCCAATAG
- a CDS encoding glycoside hydrolase family 3 C-terminal domain-containing protein, whose amino-acid sequence MTKEPKPHERHPATDLPAYKNASLSIDERLADLLARMTLEEKVAQMLCIWGQKKTMLFDDNGQLSFDRMRQHLKHGIGQIARLSDCGSGLSAVEMAKLANAIQQFLIEETRLGIPVIFHEECLHGLAARDATSYPQPIGLASSFNPILVEAIYSAIAKDARSRGAHQALTPVLDVARDPRWGRVEETFGEDPYLVAQMGIAAVRGFQGDASFKNKDHVIATLKHFAAHGQPESGTNCAPTNVSERLLRDIFLYPFKQAIERANALSVMASYNEIDGVPSHANRWLLTNILRQEWGFQGLVVSDYYAITELNCRAEATSHGVAKNKSEAALLAALAGVNIELPDPDCYPLLVELVQQGKLAMSTIDALVAPILKCKFILGLFDDPYVDPDAIQLEQKLECDRSLALQAARETIILLKNEQGLLPIDPNAKRTIAVIGPNADRVLLGGYSGKPRHYTSVLEGIRQRIGQTSRILYSEGCKITVGGSWDQDAVILPDPAENLQLIKTAAEVARQSDIVILALGGNEQTSREAWNRNHLGDRSCLELFGMQNDLTKAIVETGKPVVVVLLHGRPNSINYIQQHVPAILECWYLGQETGIAVADVLFGEYNPGGKLPISIPRSAGHLPCYYNYKPSARRGYLDSEISPLYPFGYGLSYTQFQFSNLRLEKETIHWNESTHVLVEVKNVGQRAGQEVVQMYIRDLISSVTRPIKELKGFQKIFLQPGESRTVSIPITPEHLAFTNIDMEFKVEPGEFEIMVGNSSRDEDLNRVILHVID is encoded by the coding sequence ATGACGAAAGAACCCAAGCCTCATGAGCGCCACCCTGCCACTGATCTTCCTGCTTATAAAAATGCGTCCTTATCAATTGACGAACGACTCGCTGATCTGTTAGCGCGAATGACCCTCGAAGAAAAGGTTGCTCAGATGCTCTGCATTTGGGGGCAAAAGAAAACCATGCTATTTGATGACAATGGCCAGTTGAGTTTCGATCGAATGCGCCAGCATCTCAAACATGGTATTGGTCAGATTGCTCGATTAAGCGATTGCGGTTCAGGATTGAGCGCTGTGGAAATGGCTAAATTAGCCAATGCGATCCAGCAGTTTCTGATTGAAGAAACACGATTGGGGATCCCAGTGATCTTTCATGAAGAATGCCTCCATGGTCTGGCTGCCAGAGATGCCACGAGCTATCCTCAGCCGATCGGACTGGCTTCCTCCTTCAACCCTATATTGGTCGAAGCCATTTACTCCGCTATTGCCAAGGATGCACGAAGTCGCGGTGCGCATCAGGCGTTAACCCCGGTGCTGGATGTGGCACGCGATCCGCGATGGGGGAGAGTGGAAGAAACTTTTGGGGAGGACCCCTATCTGGTAGCGCAAATGGGTATTGCTGCAGTCAGAGGTTTCCAGGGCGATGCGAGTTTCAAAAATAAGGACCATGTCATCGCCACATTGAAACATTTCGCTGCCCATGGTCAGCCGGAATCGGGTACCAACTGCGCGCCAACCAATGTCTCGGAACGGTTGCTGCGGGATATTTTCCTCTACCCATTCAAACAAGCTATCGAAAGAGCCAATGCGCTAAGCGTTATGGCTTCTTATAACGAAATCGATGGCGTACCATCTCATGCCAATCGCTGGCTGCTAACAAATATCCTGCGCCAGGAATGGGGCTTTCAGGGGCTTGTTGTGTCCGACTATTATGCCATTACCGAATTGAACTGTCGGGCGGAGGCGACCAGCCATGGAGTGGCGAAGAATAAAAGCGAGGCGGCGCTTTTAGCTGCGTTAGCTGGGGTGAATATTGAGCTCCCCGACCCAGATTGCTACCCGTTGTTGGTTGAATTGGTCCAACAGGGGAAATTAGCAATGTCAACTATCGATGCCTTAGTCGCGCCGATCCTCAAATGCAAATTTATATTAGGCCTATTCGATGATCCCTATGTTGATCCTGACGCTATTCAGCTTGAGCAAAAACTGGAGTGCGATCGTTCGCTGGCACTTCAGGCTGCAAGAGAAACGATCATATTGCTAAAGAATGAACAAGGGTTATTACCAATAGATCCAAACGCCAAACGCACCATTGCTGTGATCGGGCCCAATGCCGATCGCGTGCTATTGGGAGGTTATAGCGGCAAACCCAGGCACTATACATCGGTGCTTGAAGGCATTCGGCAAAGGATCGGGCAAACGTCTCGGATCCTATATAGTGAAGGATGTAAAATCACTGTTGGTGGTTCCTGGGATCAGGATGCTGTCATTCTTCCCGATCCTGCGGAGAACTTACAATTGATCAAAACGGCGGCTGAGGTGGCTCGTCAGTCGGATATCGTTATATTGGCCCTGGGCGGGAATGAACAAACATCGCGCGAGGCCTGGAACCGAAATCATCTGGGTGACCGATCTTGTCTTGAGCTATTCGGGATGCAAAACGATCTGACAAAAGCGATCGTTGAAACCGGAAAACCGGTGGTCGTGGTGCTGTTGCACGGCCGACCCAATTCAATCAATTATATCCAACAGCATGTGCCTGCAATACTTGAATGCTGGTATCTTGGTCAGGAAACAGGGATCGCTGTGGCTGATGTGTTGTTCGGCGAATACAACCCTGGTGGCAAACTGCCGATCTCCATTCCTCGATCAGCGGGGCATCTCCCCTGTTATTATAATTACAAGCCATCAGCACGGCGTGGCTATTTGGATAGCGAAATCTCCCCGCTTTATCCTTTTGGATATGGATTAAGCTATACGCAATTTCAATTCAGCAATCTGCGGCTGGAAAAGGAGACGATCCATTGGAATGAATCGACCCATGTATTGGTCGAGGTAAAAAACGTTGGTCAGCGCGCCGGTCAGGAAGTAGTCCAGATGTACATTCGTGATCTCATCAGCTCGGTCACTCGTCCAATTAAAGAGCTGAAGGGTTTCCAAAAAATATTCCTACAACCTGGCGAATCACGAACCGTCTCGATTCCCATCACTCCTGAGCATCTGGCGTTCACCAATATCGACATGGAATTCAAGGTCGAGCCAGGTGAATTTGAAATCATGGTCGGAAATTCGTCACGAGACGAGGATTTGAACCGCGTAATTTTGCATGTGATTGATTGA
- a CDS encoding MFS transporter: MFNPKILLKTQGTNRAIAIGKFRWLILSLIFFATTINYLDRQVISLLKDDYLEKIFQWSESDYADIVIAFQLAYAIGMLGMGWFIDQVGTKLGYAISLAVWSLAAMGHAMARSTFGFIMARGILGLSEAGNFPAAVKTVAEWFPQKERALATGIFNSGTNIGAIVAPLAVPLIAMHLGWQWAFILTGALGLVWLIFWFALYEIPQKHPRLNKVEFEYIHSDKDEAIFNETKSSKQSWIQLLTFRQTWAFLIGKLLTDPVWWFYLFWLPSFLNKQYGLTRTELALPIAVVYSITTIGSIFGGWLSGFFIKSGWPAYRARRIAMLVFALFALPVVAAQALGQYSYWYAVLIVGIATAGHQAWAANLFTTVSDMFPKKTVASVVGIGTMAGCLTGMLISKFAGLILDYYKALGTIETGYYVMFLICGSAYLLAWVIFNLLVPQMKRAEI, from the coding sequence ATGTTCAACCCAAAAATCCTTCTGAAAACCCAGGGCACTAATCGAGCTATTGCCATTGGCAAATTCCGCTGGCTCATCCTTTCGCTCATTTTCTTTGCAACCACAATCAACTATCTCGATCGTCAGGTGATCAGCTTATTAAAGGATGATTATCTCGAAAAGATTTTTCAGTGGAGCGAATCCGATTATGCCGATATTGTGATTGCTTTCCAATTAGCTTATGCGATTGGAATGCTGGGCATGGGCTGGTTCATCGATCAAGTCGGCACAAAATTGGGCTACGCGATTTCGCTGGCTGTTTGGAGCTTAGCGGCGATGGGCCATGCCATGGCCCGCAGCACATTTGGTTTTATAATGGCGCGTGGGATTCTGGGGCTCAGCGAGGCGGGCAATTTTCCAGCCGCAGTGAAAACAGTAGCCGAATGGTTTCCCCAAAAGGAGCGCGCATTAGCAACGGGCATCTTCAATTCTGGTACCAATATCGGTGCGATTGTGGCGCCCCTTGCTGTACCGTTGATTGCCATGCATTTGGGATGGCAATGGGCTTTTATTTTAACAGGTGCGCTCGGGTTGGTCTGGCTCATCTTTTGGTTTGCTTTGTATGAAATCCCCCAAAAGCATCCTCGATTGAACAAAGTTGAGTTCGAATATATTCATAGCGATAAAGACGAAGCGATTTTCAATGAAACAAAATCCTCCAAACAGAGCTGGATTCAATTATTGACCTTTCGCCAAACCTGGGCATTTTTGATCGGCAAATTATTGACCGACCCTGTTTGGTGGTTTTATCTATTTTGGCTACCTTCATTTTTAAATAAGCAATATGGCCTGACCAGAACCGAACTGGCACTGCCAATTGCGGTTGTGTACTCCATCACAACGATCGGCAGTATTTTTGGAGGCTGGCTATCGGGATTCTTCATTAAGAGCGGCTGGCCAGCTTATCGAGCCCGTCGCATCGCCATGCTGGTGTTTGCTCTATTTGCCCTTCCAGTAGTTGCCGCGCAAGCGCTGGGACAATACAGCTATTGGTATGCCGTTCTGATCGTCGGAATCGCTACCGCTGGGCACCAAGCATGGGCTGCTAATCTTTTTACCACAGTATCGGATATGTTTCCTAAAAAAACCGTGGCATCGGTCGTCGGTATCGGAACCATGGCAGGTTGTTTGACAGGAATGTTGATCTCCAAATTTGCAGGGCTGATTTTAGATTATTACAAAGCGCTGGGCACTATCGAGACTGGCTATTATGTCATGTTCTTGATCTGTGGATCTGCCTATCTCCTTGCATGGGTGATTTTTAATTTGCTCGTACCGCAAATGAAACGAGCTGAAATCTGA